The window GTAAATCATCATTTGGGACTTCGACGAGTGCATTGTAGGTCACTACACCATTGACGATTTGAGAGTTGAGACGGAGTTGAGTAATCACACCATAAAACGTTTGGTTGGGATAGGCATCGACAGTAAAGGTCACTTTTTGCTTTTCTCGTACCTCTCCGATATCGGCTTCATCGACGCTGACAATCACTTGCATGGTATTTAGGCTCTTAGCCATTTTGAACAAGATAGGGGTTTGCATCGCGGCAACTACCGTCTGTCCCGGTTCGATTTTACGCTCCAATACTATCCCATCGATGGGGGAGACGACGATAGCTTTTCGGAGATTATCTTCATCTGCTTGGAGTTCCGCGTGCGATTGTGCTGATTGTGCGGTAGCGGCATCGAGAGACGCTTTTGCTGAGAGTAGGGCATTGTCTGCCTCATCGAGCACTTGTTTTGCAGGGTAGTTTCCTCCTGTAGAGGTGTACATTTTATGGACCCTTTCCCATTCGTTGTGAGCATTGGAGAGAGAGGCTTTTGCCGAGGCAATGTTAGCAGTATATCGTGCGAGTGCCGCTTTGGAACTGGTCACTTTTGAACTCAGTTTGGTGGTATCCAAACGTGCCATCAGCTGACCCGCTTTGACATGGTCGTTATAATCGACGAGAACATCAGTGATAGTACCTGATACTTCAATCCCCACGTCGATAGTGTTGGTCGGCTCTAAATTCCCTGTTGCCGATACGGTAGTGGTGAGTGTTTTAACCTGTGCAGAGGTTGTTTGGTAGCGGATAGTTTGTGTATCGGAGTGAGTTTTCCACCACCATAATGCTAGGGCGATAAGTGCTATAACTATGCCGATAAAGAGATACTTTTTTATGCGGGATTGTTTGGGTGTCCCCAGTCCGAGGGTTTGCTCTATGGTGTTTGGGGATGGATTCATTTGGATTCCTTGTTCATAGAAAAATGGAGTTTAGAAAGTTCGATTTGGATATTAATCTCATTTATTTTAATCTCAATCTCTTCAATCGATTTTGTATTTTTGAGTGTTTGGAAATCATAGCCTGTTTTGACTCCGGCATCAACACCTGCTTTGGTTGCCCCGATTAACTCATCGTAGAGGGTAAGATTTTTAGAAATAATCTCGATATAGGAGCGGTAATTTTTGAGTCTCTCCAGCGTTTGGTTGTAGGAGGCATCCAGTTCCCGACGTTTGTCTTGGATGAGGGCAGTTTGCTCCATCGCGGTTGCTTTGGATTGTTGAATGGTTGCGGAACGATTATAGGTAATGGGAATACTCATGCTGATTCCCCCGCTGTAAAAGTTTCCGGAATACCCACCTGAAAGCTCTCGCGGATTATAGTCTCGATACCCAGCATCGGCATTGAGCGAGATTTTGGGGAGATAGTTGCTTTTGGTCACTTCATAGAGGTTCTCTAACGTTTCGTTTTGTGCGTAGGCGGCTTGAATATTCCACTCAGATTTCAAATAATCCTCTTTATCGATGAGTTTAAATATCGGGAGGGGAAACGTATCGGGATTTATATCACTGATTTTAGCTATTTCATATCGGTAATCGGCGAGGGTATAGGTGAGGAGAACGTAGTTTTTCTGCTCGTTACTTTTATCCATAAGGGCATTGTTGAGTTCGGTAATATCCGATTTACCCGCTTCATAAAGTTGGCGTTTGATAAAGATTTCAATCTCTTTATTGGCAAGTCGTGCTTTGCTTTGCTCGCATTGTAGGGCAGTTTTTTTATACGATAACAACGAACTGAAAATCTGGGCATTTAAAGAGGCTATTTGTTGGTTGAGGAGGATAGAATCTCCCCTCTTTTTTGCATCTGCATACTCTATTTGATAGGTGATTCCACCGGAGCGAAAAATATCTTGAGAGAGCGAAGCGGAAAAATTTTCCGTATCCGAGTGATAACTTCCGCTAGCACTTTTATCATACGTATAACTTCCCATAAGATTGATAGGAGATATCCAGTTGGTACGGAGTTTTTCGTTTTCAGCATCGATAATCTCTTGCTGATGTTGAATCAAGGAGCGTTTTTGAGGCGAAAGTGTATCTTCTTGACCCCAAAGATTTGCAAGTAAAAATAGTGATATTACTGTTAAGTATTGTGGTTTCATATCATTAGTGTATTCTTTTTTTGGTAACAATTAAGTAAATTATGTAAATAGAATATTAATGTTATTTGTAAAACTAATTTAACAAAAAAATAACTTTTCCTTTTCCGTTCATCCTGAGCTTGTCGAAAGGAAGCAGAATTATCTTTCCGTCATTCCGTACTTGATACGGAATCTAGCTCTCTTTCAATTTTTAGCCGATTTTGCTTATTAGAGTAGTACAATATTGCATTAAATTATCAAGAGGGATGTAATGATAATTACGATCAACGACAGTTTCACCGATCAAGTCATCGCCTAACCCTCCCAAAAGAAGCAGTCCAAATCGAAGAAGCCACAACACCGTGGTATGCCGATGAAGTCCAAAAACGGATTGAAGAATACAAATCGGGAAATATGAAAACGGCTCCACTTGATCAAGCTTTTTGGGATGAGATGGACGATTTTATCGATATGGTTGCGTAAATATCGTAATTTTAGGAATTTTCAATCAGAACGAATGGAAGCAGAGAAAAAAGTGAAGATTGAATACATGACCCCTTTATTTTTTTTCCGTCATTGCGGACTCGATCCGCAATCTGAGATCCTGAATCAAGTTCAGGATGACAAAACTCCGTCATTCCGTACTTGATACGGAATCCAGTCCCATTTTTGTAATTTAATCTTAAAAAAGTGAAGATTTAATACATAATTACTTTCTTTAAAATCCCTTTGGGGCAGTATAATAATTCCCATTTTTACTCCAAAATTGGAGATCGCCATTAGAGGCAATAATATAATATTCACCTCTTTCTTTTCCGCCTTCATCATAGTATCGAATTTGACCGTTGATTTCATTGCTTGACAGCTTAACATCTCCGCCACTACCATCAGAAAATAAAGTTTTCATCATAACTTGATTACCTTTCTTGTAAATGGTAGCTTTGTACTCATATCCCCAGTTTACTAACCATTTACCTATAAGTTCACCATCCACTTGAAGTTCGGTTTTTTTTAAGTCGTTATGAGCCGCTTTTTCTGAACCTAAAAATGAAATTTCTAAATCAGGATCGTAATTGCTAGTTGCCCAATAAGCACCATGCTCTTCTCCTTTAATCCTATATCCAATAAAGGTTCGCTCAAATCCGTCTTTATAAATTTTTTCAGCTAAAACCTTTAGCGTGGACTCATCAACACGCTCTGGAAGAAGAACTTCAACAGTGCGTTTAATATCCCGTTTAGATTCATCCTCAATAATTTTATAATCGATGCTATCAGGTATATTCTGATTGTCGATATTGGCAGGAGTGTTCTTGGGTGCCATAATTCCAATTGCAATGAAAATTACAAAAGCAGGAATAATATAAGTGAGAAATACTTTAGTTCGTGTTTGTTGCTTTACTAGACTGGGCTTGATAAGCCCAAGGACACCTACAACCATCAAAAGAACAAAACCTATACTAAGACCAATTAATAATACTTCCACTATATATCTCCTCAATTTCCATAACTATTTTGAAGAAAATTTTAGCGTAAATAACTAAAAAATCACAAAAGTAGAGGAATACACTTCTATAAAAGCTTAATTACTTATAGTAAGCATTTACGGCTTCAATAACAGAATCATCCCTGCTATTATCCTTTTCCCAAGCTTTTGCTGTGCATTGATAACTTGATTTTGTATCTTTAAATGTATCAATAGCTGCAATATAAAAAACACCTGTACAAGAGTTATCTTTTAAAGATTTATTTTCAATGATTTGCCCAATAAAAGGCATGAACTCGACTTCATCACTAGTTACTAATGCACCGCCATGTTCATAATATTCTATAGTTGTTGTTACTTTCATTATTTTTCCTTAAATAAATTTAATCCAATGCTCTTCCGAAATAATACGGATAGAAACATCACTTGTATTCCTTAACTCCATCGCCATCTCAATTTTTCTGCCGTGTGTTGAGTGTATCCAATCTCTACTACCGATAATGCCTATGATAAGATAGTCCGTTTTTTGGGTAGGAGCTTTTACACATTTTCCCCCTTTACTCTCGATAAGTTTGGTTACATTGTCACGTGAACCTACGGTAAATGTCCCAGTAAGACAAAAAATGCGGTTTTCGAATTCAATATCAGGTGGAGGGGTATCTAGTGGCAGATTAGATGCCATACTTTGAACCGTATCGGCTACATTTTCACCGCCTGTAATCTGTTTTAAAAGTGTAAAAAGTTCTTCTTTTTCTGTTTCATCTAAAACACCATCGGCAAGATATTCCTTAACGCGTGAGTATAAAATATTTGCCGGCCATTGATGTGCCGCGTTTTGGTTTGCTTCCATCCAATGAAGTAAAAAATCTGCCTCTGCCTGGACAATAGAACCATCAGCAATCATACCTTTACATAAACCTATTAATTCATCTATATTCCGTTCTGCAATTCTTGCCGAGCTGATAGTAGCGACGATAGGTTGACCAGTTTCCTTATGGGGAATAATCTTTTTATCATTCAAGCAAATACCTCCAAATTAATAGTAAATTTACATAAATTCTAACATATAGTATACATCTCATCCTTTAAATAACATTTACAATATGCTTGATATTTTGGAATGGAAATAGCGAAATAGAGGTCAGCTATTCAATCTTCACTTTTGAATAGTAAGACAAACTTCTTCCGTGTTGTAACACTCTTTATAGATTTTGGGATATAATTTACTCAATTACAAAGTGGAGGGATCAAAAATAGGGGTCATGTATTCAATCTTCACTTTTAAAAATAACAATATCTGGAAAAACTAGGACAGGCTGAATTAAGGGGTAAAATTTGGAAGTGAGGCTTTAGCCTCGCCACATTGCGGGACTAATACACAAGGGGGCAGACCCAGTCCTACTTCTGATATTTAAAACGGTGTTCGAGCAGAGAGAGAACGAGGAAATAGTTAACTAGCTTGTTGGATAGACAACTCTTCACACATTTCAGAATGAAGCATTTGTTGATATTTTTCTTGTACTTCTGCTAATGATACTTTTGCAGGTGGTTTTCGTACTGCGATATATCCACAGAGGGTACCGTTAGTATCGTATTTCGGTGTAACGGTTACAACAACCCAATAAAATGCACCGTCTTTACGAAGATTTTTGACGTAACCTTCCCACGGAAACCCTTGTTGGATGCAATTCCACATACTGTCAAAACAACGTTTTGGCATATCCGGATGACGTATGATAGAGTGTGGTTTTCCTATTAATTCTTCTTTTGTATAGCCTGTCATTTGGATAAATAAACGGTTAACATAGGTAATTCTTCCATGCAGATCCGTTTCGGTAATCATGTTACCGCCTTCGAATTTTACTTCTCCATTGTGAGGGATAGGTTTAGACATTAGCGACCCTTTGAATGTGTAAAATTAAATAATAAATAGAATTTTATATTATTATTTATTACCATTTGGTATCACAAATAGAAAAATTAAGTAATGATTGCAATAAAACTGTCATTATTAACGCTGTATAATAACGATAATATATTTCACATCTCCAAGGAAAATTGTGCCTTACCGTCCCCTTATATTACTCTCGTGTACCCTTTCTCTTGCGTGTGCAGAGGAGATACTCTCTCTCGATAAAATATCGGTAGAAGAGAGTTATAGTGTCATTGAAGAACGCAAAGAGAACTCAATAGCAAAGCGTATTATCAAAGGTGAAGAATTGAGCCAATACGGCGATATGAATGCGCTGGAGATGCTCAAACGGACTCCTGGCGTGACGATCAGTGATGGTAAGGGAAAAAAAGGTGCTCCGGGCAAAGGGTATACGACGGTATTAATCGACGGTGAAGAGGTATCTTCGACGAAGCGAGGTAATCCACTGGAACAGATCAGTCCTGATATGATTGAACGTGTCGAAGTGATGACCAATGGTTCAGCTGAATACACCGCCGAATCGATGGGAGGAATCGTAAATATCGTCCTGAAAAAACCCGCATCAGAAGGAAAAACGGTTGCAAAACTCACTGCCGGAGCTTATAGCGGTGAGCCGATGGCTTCAATGTTTGCGCAGCGAGAGGGAAAAAGTGGCAAACTCTCCTATCTTTTTAATACAACTGTAGCGGATAATTCCCAAGAAGATACTTCCTCAACCCATACCAACACGTATGATGAAAATAGCGATACCGATGGACGATTTCGTTCTCTCAGTGTGAATACGAAACTCATCTATACCCCCTCATCGAGCGATAAATATATGTTTGACGGCGCCTTCAATCGAAGTGATTACACTAAAAATAGTCTTAAAAACCGATACGGTGGTGTAAATCAGAGAGTTGAGCAAAACGATGAAGGAGATGCCCTGATGCTTTGGACGAAGCTTTCAGGTTCCCATAATCTCTCCGGTACTGAGCTTGTCGAATGGAAGATCAAATACCATCAAAACGATTCAGACGGGATTACTCACAGTGATAATGGGATAACAAAACGTCAACAAAATGATGAAGGGTTATTTCGTGTCCTCGGAGCCGAGGGGAGTTACTCGTTAGCGTTGAATGAGCATTTTATCAAAACGGGAGCTGAAGTGAAGCAACTTCATCAGCGTGATGATGTCGTGAATTATACAGCCGGTAGTGTGAGTTCGGACAATCATCAGCGTCTGCGTGAAGATAAAGGTGCGTGGTACGTTCAAGATGAAATAACACTCGGAGATAAAACGATTATTACTCCGGGAATTCGTTTTGAACGATCAGTTCGACAATTTGATCAAACGGTCAATGTCGGCTATGTTGCTCCTTCTCTTCACGTCCTGTATAAACTGAGTGAAAACGATAATTTGCGTGCAAGTATAGCAAAAACAGTGAAATTACCTCGGTTGGATGAACTTTCCGGCTCATTCGACAATTCACTCGATCAAAATGACCTAAACCATCCCGATATTACTGGAAATCCAAACCTCAAAGAGGAGAGGGCACTTAGTTACGAGGTCCGTTATGAACACTTTTTTGACGACAAAGGGATTATGAGTATCGGAGGTTTTTATCGTAATATTAGTGACAAGATCGAAAAAATGACAACCTATGAATTTAATACCAATACAGGAACCAATCGATATATTCAACGCCCTTATAACT of the Sulfuricurvum sp. genome contains:
- a CDS encoding efflux RND transporter periplasmic adaptor subunit, with amino-acid sequence MNPSPNTIEQTLGLGTPKQSRIKKYLFIGIVIALIALALWWWKTHSDTQTIRYQTTSAQVKTLTTTVSATGNLEPTNTIDVGIEVSGTITDVLVDYNDHVKAGQLMARLDTTKLSSKVTSSKAALARYTANIASAKASLSNAHNEWERVHKMYTSTGGNYPAKQVLDEADNALLSAKASLDAATAQSAQSHAELQADEDNLRKAIVVSPIDGIVLERKIEPGQTVVAAMQTPILFKMAKSLNTMQVIVSVDEADIGEVREKQKVTFTVDAYPNQTFYGVITQLRLNSQIVNGVVTYNALVEVPNDDLRLRPGMTATAQIITGVLPNVLTVSNAALRFTPPKDKKTPEKADQDKKKSGASVWVLRNNKPQKIDVIAGKSDGISTAITSPLLQQNDKIIIGVEEHL
- a CDS encoding TolC family protein; this encodes MKPQYLTVISLFLLANLWGQEDTLSPQKRSLIQHQQEIIDAENEKLRTNWISPINLMGSYTYDKSASGSYHSDTENFSASLSQDIFRSGGITYQIEYADAKKRGDSILLNQQIASLNAQIFSSLLSYKKTALQCEQSKARLANKEIEIFIKRQLYEAGKSDITELNNALMDKSNEQKNYVLLTYTLADYRYEIAKISDINPDTFPLPIFKLIDKEDYLKSEWNIQAAYAQNETLENLYEVTKSNYLPKISLNADAGYRDYNPRELSGGYSGNFYSGGISMSIPITYNRSATIQQSKATAMEQTALIQDKRRELDASYNQTLERLKNYRSYIEIISKNLTLYDELIGATKAGVDAGVKTGYDFQTLKNTKSIEEIEIKINEINIQIELSKLHFSMNKESK
- a CDS encoding BRCT domain-containing protein; protein product: MNDKKIIPHKETGQPIVATISSARIAERNIDELIGLCKGMIADGSIVQAEADFLLHWMEANQNAAHQWPANILYSRVKEYLADGVLDETEKEELFTLLKQITGGENVADTVQSMASNLPLDTPPPDIEFENRIFCLTGTFTVGSRDNVTKLIESKGGKCVKAPTQKTDYLIIGIIGSRDWIHSTHGRKIEMAMELRNTSDVSIRIISEEHWIKFI
- a CDS encoding PAS domain-containing protein, yielding MSKPIPHNGEVKFEGGNMITETDLHGRITYVNRLFIQMTGYTKEELIGKPHSIIRHPDMPKRCFDSMWNCIQQGFPWEGYVKNLRKDGAFYWVVVTVTPKYDTNGTLCGYIAVRKPPAKVSLAEVQEKYQQMLHSEMCEELSIQQAS
- a CDS encoding TonB-dependent receptor, which translates into the protein MPYRPLILLSCTLSLACAEEILSLDKISVEESYSVIEERKENSIAKRIIKGEELSQYGDMNALEMLKRTPGVTISDGKGKKGAPGKGYTTVLIDGEEVSSTKRGNPLEQISPDMIERVEVMTNGSAEYTAESMGGIVNIVLKKPASEGKTVAKLTAGAYSGEPMASMFAQREGKSGKLSYLFNTTVADNSQEDTSSTHTNTYDENSDTDGRFRSLSVNTKLIYTPSSSDKYMFDGAFNRSDYTKNSLKNRYGGVNQRVEQNDEGDALMLWTKLSGSHNLSGTELVEWKIKYHQNDSDGITHSDNGITKRQQNDEGLFRVLGAEGSYSLALNEHFIKTGAEVKQLHQRDDVVNYTAGSVSSDNHQRLREDKGAWYVQDEITLGDKTIITPGIRFERSVRQFDQTVNVGYVAPSLHVLYKLSENDNLRASIAKTVKLPRLDELSGSFDNSLDQNDLNHPDITGNPNLKEERALSYEVRYEHFFDDKGIMSIGGFYRNISDKIEKMTTYEFNTNTGTNRYIQRPYNSGEGKLWSLELELKKSLDRYVSGLGIFGNATVQDSSLVSNGVKRTIKGTNDYLYNVGIDHTLKEYRLTYGTAYRYVSGYDDPTDENGVSTSQAGYGTLDLYATKRLSPTYKLGLNLKNITQESIVTTTKGYSDTQIDSENSRFHFLVTLDGRW